The following proteins come from a genomic window of Plectropomus leopardus isolate mb chromosome 11, YSFRI_Pleo_2.0, whole genome shotgun sequence:
- the LOC121950218 gene encoding inner centromere protein A isoform X2: MNSVLSSVRSLMQMFDGKEQEFTSDIDNVHMVWLEEIQQEANRMFSRDFNAEPELMPKTPSQKKNSRRKRVSVGHQEENQARRRFSKGRRSNLRGSSVKSLNFIAEEGSIPEASSSDTNTTTQPKRTTRKNKQTKPEVAEEVSQSHGSCKTEEVQNKKPELAEDEEMDQSNKVDSGEDKPDPKCSTAQSPPEIPAPEVVVSISSSDRLSAELAKQPQPSPGRTAAKIAIAGTARSSRRSSVRCSLKLRHSLAGLRHSMTQESVRRASRRSMLKRKAARTGTSTCSSNTEEDSCVDSAEEEDREPMSEAVSGDSEESAAAEEGKETPEIQINQSVHQSVGRITRSVAANSVNTPNKKTVAEKQQSSQSGRRSRQSTKRKAPDTVEESPTKRHSPPKKSQSAVRPNMRSFLHTVQRNQMLMMTPNSLGRTAVIKSFIKHTTPLKTDPKLGDGIVTKERHKLEALKKKQEQEEERMKKMEEEKKRKQDELKRKRDERLRRVFEAKVKEEQREEEKKKKIEQKMAQIDEKNDKRLAEEKAKKKVALKRQEELELKKKLEEEVKRKKIQQAEEEKRQQELLAKKKAEEEEQRARKLAEARRALELKREQERERERELERERLAAAERERVEKEKALALQRELERAAIEKERRELEEKRRLLEEKRKLEQQRLAAEEKAAKERVAAAAAAAAAKKAAEAKAAACLNVTVDIERSVMSTPVGKGAGLNVTVDVEQSPQSYSITPKGGNKPIMSKSAEDYGMDQNSDDSTDDESAPRKPIPSWAEGHNLQQIIMKQYFNPPDLDSFFGTIEPPKLENIFYKSKPRYFKRTSSAVWHSPPIGNK, from the exons ATGAACTCCGTACTATCATCAGTACGATCCCTCATGCAAATGTTTGATGGCAAAGAACAAGAATTCACGAGTGACATTGATAATGTCCACATGGTTTGGCTTGAGGAAATCCAACAAGAGGCCAACCGCATGTTCTCAAG ggattTCAATGCTGAACCAGAATTGATGCCAAAAACCCCatcacagaaaaagaacagTCGCAGGAAGCGTGTATCCGTGGGGCATCAGGAAGAAAATCAGGCCAGACGAAG ATTTTCCAAGGGAAGGCGCAGCAACCTTCGTGGCTCCTCTGTCAAATCACTGAACTTCATTGCTGAAGAAGGATCCATTCCTGAAGCTTCCTCCTCTGACACCAACACCACTACACAGCCTAAACGCACCACccgcaaaaacaaacaaacaaagcctGAGGTGGCAGAGGAAGTGAGCCAGTCACATGGCAGCTGTAAAACTGAGGAGGTGCAGAACAAGAAGCCGGAGCTGGCAGAGGACGAGGAGATGGACCAAAGTAACAAGGTAGACAGTGGAGAAGACAAGCCGGACCCCAAATGTAGCACCGCCCAGTCTCCACCTGAGATACCTGCACCTGAGGTTGTTGTCAGCATCTCTTCGTCAGACCGCTTGTCTGCTGAGTTGGCGAAACAGCCGCAGCCGTCTCCTGGCCGTACAGCTGCAAAGATTGCCATAGCTGGCACAGCTCGAAGCTCGCGGCGGAGCTCCGTACGGTGCTCCCTCAAGCTGCGTCACTCGCTGGCCGGTCTGCGGCACAGTATGACGCAGGAGTCTGTTCGCCGTGCCTCACGCCGTTCCATGCTTAAGAGGAAGGCAGCTCGCACAGGCACCTCCACATGTAGCAGCAACACAGAGG AGGATTCTTGCGTGGActctgcagaggaagaggacagagagCC CATGTCAGAAGCTGTAAGTGGAGACTCAGAGGAGAGTGCTGCAGCTGAAGAGGGGAAGGAAACTCCAGAG ATCCAGATTAACCAGAGCGTACACCAGTCTGTTGGACGCATCACTCGATCGGTGGCTGCAAACTCTGTGAATACTCCTAACAAAAAAACTG TCGCTGAGAAGCAACAGTCATCCCAGTCAGGGCGCAG ATCACGCCAGAGTACCAAACGCAAAGCACCAGATACTGTAGAAGAAAGTCCCACAAAGAGGCACTCTCCTCCCAAGAAAAGCCAAAGT GCAGTGAGACCCAACATGAGATCTTTCCTCCACACTGTACAGAGGAATCAGATGCTAATGATGACGCCAAATTCCCTTGGACGGACTGCTGTTATCAAGTCCTTTATCAAACACACCACTCCTCTGAAGACTGATCCAAAG TTGGGCGATGGTATAGTG acAAAAGAGCGTCACAAACTGGAGGCGCTTAAGAAGAAGCAGgaacaagaggaggagagaatgaagaaaatggaggaggagaagaaaaggaaacaggACGAACTTAAACG gAAGAGGGATGAGAGGTTGAGACGGgtgtttgaggccaaagttaaagaggagcagagggaggaagaaaagaaaaagaagattgAGCAAAAAATGGCTCAGATTGACGAGAAAAATGACAAG CGTCTGGCAGAGGAGAAGGCCAAGAAGAAGGTGGCCCTCAAACGTCAAGAGGAGCTGGAGCTGAAGAAGAAGCTGGAAGAAGAGGTTAAAAGGAAGAAGATTCAGCAAGCA GAGGAAGAAAAACGGCAGCAGGAGTTACTGGCCAAGAAGAAGGCCGAGGAGGAGGAACAGCGAGCTCGTAAGCTGGCTGAAGCTCGCCGAGCACTGGAGCTGAAGAGAGAGCAGGAGCGTGAGAGGGAGCGAGAGCTGGAGAGAGAACGACTAGCTGCTGCTGAAAG agaacgagtagaaaaagaaaaagctctcGCTCTGCAAAGAGAGCTGGAGAGAGCAGcgatagagaaagagaggagagaactggaggagaagagaaggctgcttgaggaaaaaagaaaactg gagcagcagagatTAGCCGCAGAGGAGAAAGCTGCTAAAGAGAgagtagctgctgctgctgctgccgctgctgctaaAAAGGCTGCTGAAGCAAAG GCTGCTGCTTGTCTGAATGTGACTGTGGACATAGAG CGCTCTGTAATGAGCACACCTGTAGGAAAAGGTGCTGGCCTCAATGTGACCGTGGATGTCGAG CAATCACCACAGTCATACTCCATCACTCCAAAGGGCGGCAACAAACCTATTATGTCCAAAAGCGCGGAAGACTATGGTATGGACCAAAACAGTGATGACTCTACTGATGACGAGTCTGCCCCAAGGAAACCTATTCCATCCTGGGCAGAAG GTCACAATCTGCAGCAGATAATAATGAAGCAGTACTTCAACCCTCCTGATTTAGACTCTTTCTTCGGAACAATCGAGCCACCAAAACTGGAAAACATCTTTTACAAGAGCAAGCCGCGCTACTTCAAACGCACCAGCTCAGCTGTATGGCACTCTCCTCCAATTGGAAACAAGTAA
- the LOC121950218 gene encoding inner centromere protein A isoform X1, whose product MNSVLSSVRSLMQMFDGKEQEFTSDIDNVHMVWLEEIQQEANRMFSRDFNAEPELMPKTPSQKKNSRRKRVSVGHQEENQARRRFSKGRRSNLRGSSVKSLNFIAEEGSIPEASSSDTNTTTQPKRTTRKNKQTKPEVAEEVSQSHGSCKTEEVQNKKPELAEDEEMDQSNKVDSGEDKPDPKCSTAQSPPEIPAPEVVVSISSSDRLSAELAKQPQPSPGRTAAKIAIAGTARSSRRSSVRCSLKLRHSLAGLRHSMTQESVRRASRRSMLKRKAARTGTSTCSSNTEEDSCVDSAEEEDREPMSEAVSGDSEESAAAEEGKETPEIQINQSVHQSVGRITRSVAANSVNTPNKKTVAEKQQSSQSGRRSRQSTKRKAPDTVEESPTKRHSPPKKSQSAVRPNMRSFLHTVQRNQMLMMTPNSLGRTAVIKSFIKHTTPLKTDPKLGDGIVTKERHKLEALKKKQEQEEERMKKMEEEKKRKQDELKRKRDERLRRVFEAKVKEEQREEEKKKKIEQKMAQIDEKNDKRLAEEKAKKKVALKRQEELELKKKLEEEVKRKKIQQAEEEKRQQELLAKKKAEEEEQRARKLAEARRALELKREQERERERELERERLAAAERERVEKEKALALQRELERAAIEKERRELEEKRRLLEEKRKLQEQQRLAAEEKAAKERVAAAAAAAAAKKAAEAKAAACLNVTVDIERSVMSTPVGKGAGLNVTVDVEQSPQSYSITPKGGNKPIMSKSAEDYGMDQNSDDSTDDESAPRKPIPSWAEGHNLQQIIMKQYFNPPDLDSFFGTIEPPKLENIFYKSKPRYFKRTSSAVWHSPPIGNK is encoded by the exons ATGAACTCCGTACTATCATCAGTACGATCCCTCATGCAAATGTTTGATGGCAAAGAACAAGAATTCACGAGTGACATTGATAATGTCCACATGGTTTGGCTTGAGGAAATCCAACAAGAGGCCAACCGCATGTTCTCAAG ggattTCAATGCTGAACCAGAATTGATGCCAAAAACCCCatcacagaaaaagaacagTCGCAGGAAGCGTGTATCCGTGGGGCATCAGGAAGAAAATCAGGCCAGACGAAG ATTTTCCAAGGGAAGGCGCAGCAACCTTCGTGGCTCCTCTGTCAAATCACTGAACTTCATTGCTGAAGAAGGATCCATTCCTGAAGCTTCCTCCTCTGACACCAACACCACTACACAGCCTAAACGCACCACccgcaaaaacaaacaaacaaagcctGAGGTGGCAGAGGAAGTGAGCCAGTCACATGGCAGCTGTAAAACTGAGGAGGTGCAGAACAAGAAGCCGGAGCTGGCAGAGGACGAGGAGATGGACCAAAGTAACAAGGTAGACAGTGGAGAAGACAAGCCGGACCCCAAATGTAGCACCGCCCAGTCTCCACCTGAGATACCTGCACCTGAGGTTGTTGTCAGCATCTCTTCGTCAGACCGCTTGTCTGCTGAGTTGGCGAAACAGCCGCAGCCGTCTCCTGGCCGTACAGCTGCAAAGATTGCCATAGCTGGCACAGCTCGAAGCTCGCGGCGGAGCTCCGTACGGTGCTCCCTCAAGCTGCGTCACTCGCTGGCCGGTCTGCGGCACAGTATGACGCAGGAGTCTGTTCGCCGTGCCTCACGCCGTTCCATGCTTAAGAGGAAGGCAGCTCGCACAGGCACCTCCACATGTAGCAGCAACACAGAGG AGGATTCTTGCGTGGActctgcagaggaagaggacagagagCC CATGTCAGAAGCTGTAAGTGGAGACTCAGAGGAGAGTGCTGCAGCTGAAGAGGGGAAGGAAACTCCAGAG ATCCAGATTAACCAGAGCGTACACCAGTCTGTTGGACGCATCACTCGATCGGTGGCTGCAAACTCTGTGAATACTCCTAACAAAAAAACTG TCGCTGAGAAGCAACAGTCATCCCAGTCAGGGCGCAG ATCACGCCAGAGTACCAAACGCAAAGCACCAGATACTGTAGAAGAAAGTCCCACAAAGAGGCACTCTCCTCCCAAGAAAAGCCAAAGT GCAGTGAGACCCAACATGAGATCTTTCCTCCACACTGTACAGAGGAATCAGATGCTAATGATGACGCCAAATTCCCTTGGACGGACTGCTGTTATCAAGTCCTTTATCAAACACACCACTCCTCTGAAGACTGATCCAAAG TTGGGCGATGGTATAGTG acAAAAGAGCGTCACAAACTGGAGGCGCTTAAGAAGAAGCAGgaacaagaggaggagagaatgaagaaaatggaggaggagaagaaaaggaaacaggACGAACTTAAACG gAAGAGGGATGAGAGGTTGAGACGGgtgtttgaggccaaagttaaagaggagcagagggaggaagaaaagaaaaagaagattgAGCAAAAAATGGCTCAGATTGACGAGAAAAATGACAAG CGTCTGGCAGAGGAGAAGGCCAAGAAGAAGGTGGCCCTCAAACGTCAAGAGGAGCTGGAGCTGAAGAAGAAGCTGGAAGAAGAGGTTAAAAGGAAGAAGATTCAGCAAGCA GAGGAAGAAAAACGGCAGCAGGAGTTACTGGCCAAGAAGAAGGCCGAGGAGGAGGAACAGCGAGCTCGTAAGCTGGCTGAAGCTCGCCGAGCACTGGAGCTGAAGAGAGAGCAGGAGCGTGAGAGGGAGCGAGAGCTGGAGAGAGAACGACTAGCTGCTGCTGAAAG agaacgagtagaaaaagaaaaagctctcGCTCTGCAAAGAGAGCTGGAGAGAGCAGcgatagagaaagagaggagagaactggaggagaagagaaggctgcttgaggaaaaaagaaaactg caggagcagcagagatTAGCCGCAGAGGAGAAAGCTGCTAAAGAGAgagtagctgctgctgctgctgccgctgctgctaaAAAGGCTGCTGAAGCAAAG GCTGCTGCTTGTCTGAATGTGACTGTGGACATAGAG CGCTCTGTAATGAGCACACCTGTAGGAAAAGGTGCTGGCCTCAATGTGACCGTGGATGTCGAG CAATCACCACAGTCATACTCCATCACTCCAAAGGGCGGCAACAAACCTATTATGTCCAAAAGCGCGGAAGACTATGGTATGGACCAAAACAGTGATGACTCTACTGATGACGAGTCTGCCCCAAGGAAACCTATTCCATCCTGGGCAGAAG GTCACAATCTGCAGCAGATAATAATGAAGCAGTACTTCAACCCTCCTGATTTAGACTCTTTCTTCGGAACAATCGAGCCACCAAAACTGGAAAACATCTTTTACAAGAGCAAGCCGCGCTACTTCAAACGCACCAGCTCAGCTGTATGGCACTCTCCTCCAATTGGAAACAAGTAA
- the LOC121950218 gene encoding inner centromere protein isoform X3 — protein sequence MNSVLSSVRSLMQMFDGKEQEFTSDIDNVHMVWLEEIQQEANRMFSRDFNAEPELMPKTPSQKKNSRRKRVSVGHQEENQARRRFSKGRRSNLRGSSVKSLNFIAEEGSIPEASSSDTNTTTQPKRTTRKNKQTKPEVAEEVSQSHGSCKTEEVQNKKPELAEDEEMDQSNKVDSGEDKPDPKCSTAQSPPEIPAPEVVVSISSSDRLSAELAKQPQPSPGRTAAKIAIAGTARSSRRSSVRCSLKLRHSLAGLRHSMTQESVRRASRRSMLKRKAARTGTSTCSSNTEEDSCVDSAEEEDREPMSEAVSGDSEESAAAEEGKETPEIQINQSVHQSVGRITRSVAANSVNTPNKKTVAEKQQSSQSGRRSRQSTKRKAPDTVEESPTKRHSPPKKSQSAVRPNMRSFLHTVQRNQMLMMTPNSLGRTAVIKSFIKHTTPLKTDPKTKERHKLEALKKKQEQEEERMKKMEEEKKRKQDELKRKRDERLRRVFEAKVKEEQREEEKKKKIEQKMAQIDEKNDKRLAEEKAKKKVALKRQEELELKKKLEEEVKRKKIQQAEEEKRQQELLAKKKAEEEEQRARKLAEARRALELKREQERERERELERERLAAAERERVEKEKALALQRELERAAIEKERRELEEKRRLLEEKRKLQEQQRLAAEEKAAKERVAAAAAAAAAKKAAEAKAAACLNVTVDIERSVMSTPVGKGAGLNVTVDVEQSPQSYSITPKGGNKPIMSKSAEDYGMDQNSDDSTDDESAPRKPIPSWAEGHNLQQIIMKQYFNPPDLDSFFGTIEPPKLENIFYKSKPRYFKRTSSAVWHSPPIGNK from the exons ATGAACTCCGTACTATCATCAGTACGATCCCTCATGCAAATGTTTGATGGCAAAGAACAAGAATTCACGAGTGACATTGATAATGTCCACATGGTTTGGCTTGAGGAAATCCAACAAGAGGCCAACCGCATGTTCTCAAG ggattTCAATGCTGAACCAGAATTGATGCCAAAAACCCCatcacagaaaaagaacagTCGCAGGAAGCGTGTATCCGTGGGGCATCAGGAAGAAAATCAGGCCAGACGAAG ATTTTCCAAGGGAAGGCGCAGCAACCTTCGTGGCTCCTCTGTCAAATCACTGAACTTCATTGCTGAAGAAGGATCCATTCCTGAAGCTTCCTCCTCTGACACCAACACCACTACACAGCCTAAACGCACCACccgcaaaaacaaacaaacaaagcctGAGGTGGCAGAGGAAGTGAGCCAGTCACATGGCAGCTGTAAAACTGAGGAGGTGCAGAACAAGAAGCCGGAGCTGGCAGAGGACGAGGAGATGGACCAAAGTAACAAGGTAGACAGTGGAGAAGACAAGCCGGACCCCAAATGTAGCACCGCCCAGTCTCCACCTGAGATACCTGCACCTGAGGTTGTTGTCAGCATCTCTTCGTCAGACCGCTTGTCTGCTGAGTTGGCGAAACAGCCGCAGCCGTCTCCTGGCCGTACAGCTGCAAAGATTGCCATAGCTGGCACAGCTCGAAGCTCGCGGCGGAGCTCCGTACGGTGCTCCCTCAAGCTGCGTCACTCGCTGGCCGGTCTGCGGCACAGTATGACGCAGGAGTCTGTTCGCCGTGCCTCACGCCGTTCCATGCTTAAGAGGAAGGCAGCTCGCACAGGCACCTCCACATGTAGCAGCAACACAGAGG AGGATTCTTGCGTGGActctgcagaggaagaggacagagagCC CATGTCAGAAGCTGTAAGTGGAGACTCAGAGGAGAGTGCTGCAGCTGAAGAGGGGAAGGAAACTCCAGAG ATCCAGATTAACCAGAGCGTACACCAGTCTGTTGGACGCATCACTCGATCGGTGGCTGCAAACTCTGTGAATACTCCTAACAAAAAAACTG TCGCTGAGAAGCAACAGTCATCCCAGTCAGGGCGCAG ATCACGCCAGAGTACCAAACGCAAAGCACCAGATACTGTAGAAGAAAGTCCCACAAAGAGGCACTCTCCTCCCAAGAAAAGCCAAAGT GCAGTGAGACCCAACATGAGATCTTTCCTCCACACTGTACAGAGGAATCAGATGCTAATGATGACGCCAAATTCCCTTGGACGGACTGCTGTTATCAAGTCCTTTATCAAACACACCACTCCTCTGAAGACTGATCCAAAG acAAAAGAGCGTCACAAACTGGAGGCGCTTAAGAAGAAGCAGgaacaagaggaggagagaatgaagaaaatggaggaggagaagaaaaggaaacaggACGAACTTAAACG gAAGAGGGATGAGAGGTTGAGACGGgtgtttgaggccaaagttaaagaggagcagagggaggaagaaaagaaaaagaagattgAGCAAAAAATGGCTCAGATTGACGAGAAAAATGACAAG CGTCTGGCAGAGGAGAAGGCCAAGAAGAAGGTGGCCCTCAAACGTCAAGAGGAGCTGGAGCTGAAGAAGAAGCTGGAAGAAGAGGTTAAAAGGAAGAAGATTCAGCAAGCA GAGGAAGAAAAACGGCAGCAGGAGTTACTGGCCAAGAAGAAGGCCGAGGAGGAGGAACAGCGAGCTCGTAAGCTGGCTGAAGCTCGCCGAGCACTGGAGCTGAAGAGAGAGCAGGAGCGTGAGAGGGAGCGAGAGCTGGAGAGAGAACGACTAGCTGCTGCTGAAAG agaacgagtagaaaaagaaaaagctctcGCTCTGCAAAGAGAGCTGGAGAGAGCAGcgatagagaaagagaggagagaactggaggagaagagaaggctgcttgaggaaaaaagaaaactg caggagcagcagagatTAGCCGCAGAGGAGAAAGCTGCTAAAGAGAgagtagctgctgctgctgctgccgctgctgctaaAAAGGCTGCTGAAGCAAAG GCTGCTGCTTGTCTGAATGTGACTGTGGACATAGAG CGCTCTGTAATGAGCACACCTGTAGGAAAAGGTGCTGGCCTCAATGTGACCGTGGATGTCGAG CAATCACCACAGTCATACTCCATCACTCCAAAGGGCGGCAACAAACCTATTATGTCCAAAAGCGCGGAAGACTATGGTATGGACCAAAACAGTGATGACTCTACTGATGACGAGTCTGCCCCAAGGAAACCTATTCCATCCTGGGCAGAAG GTCACAATCTGCAGCAGATAATAATGAAGCAGTACTTCAACCCTCCTGATTTAGACTCTTTCTTCGGAACAATCGAGCCACCAAAACTGGAAAACATCTTTTACAAGAGCAAGCCGCGCTACTTCAAACGCACCAGCTCAGCTGTATGGCACTCTCCTCCAATTGGAAACAAGTAA
- the best1 gene encoding bestrophin-2, whose translation MTVTYSRRVADAGLGTFFHLLLRWKGSIYKLLYRELIIFTLLYYFFSIVYRFVLNDDQKRLFEKLSIYCDRYAELIPVSFVLGFYVTLVVSRWWGQFENVPWPDRLAALVGGHVRGADEASRLTRRTLMRYANLSGVLIYRSVSTAVYKRFPTMEHVVQAGLMTSEELRHLEDLRSPHNKFWVPCMWFVSLALRARTEGRINNDVALTAILTELNSLRAKCMKLYGYDWISLPLVYTQVATVAVYSFFLACLIGRQFLDPTQGYPGHDLDFYLPVFTLLQFFFYVGWLKVAEQLINPFGEDDDDFETNWLVDRNLQVSLLSVDEMYDSLPLVERDMYWNESEPQPPYTAASAEHRKPSFMGSALDISVPKEEMEFQSNLEQIKEHEEANYSTPLLGGLGRLLGVQSPNFPRASRVPLLRRRPGAPLSRFPLYLHPEAPSTPSQGRQHLNPERDADYAFSNMPLYERPGFYSCPQTPIHCVPPAVPRPRPTRRTQNEWDRSCSSLAPPMVGSQLLPPDTPNHVPPPPCSAFPWLSEGSEVPSAPTFSFPDPPPELCPISKLRPGQGLLSRRPLPPRLTLDTLPSADSQPGPPSARAAGSGGERVFSFTSPSRSAAANPSNPNSSSSSINATSTNSAGTTGSLCNGTSHANFSNHGNFSTNIRASNGGNNGGLSNNMNTVSTPASSQQETNQQNSPNDSGISLAEGDLLGVLVDGGVNKATGGREQD comes from the exons ATGACAGTAACATACTCTCGCAGGGTTGCTGATGCAGGTCTGGGGACCTTCTTTCACCTGCTTCTGCGATGGAAGGGCAGCATCTATAAACTGCTCTACAGAGAGCTCATCATCTTCACTCTTCTCTACTACTTCTTCAGCATTGTTTATAG GTTCGTGTTAAATGATGACCAGAAGAGGCTGTTTGAGAAGCTGTCGATATACTGCGACCGCTACGCTGAACTCATCCCTGTGTCATTTGTGCTCG GTTTCTATGTTACTTTGGTGGTGTCCCGTTGGTGGGGCCAGTTTGAGAATGTCCCTTGGCCAGACCGCTTGGCTGCATTAGTGGGTGGTCATGTTCGTGGAGCTGACGAGGCCTCCAGGCTGACCCGACGGACTCTGATGCGATACGCCAACCTCTCTGGTGTGCTCATCTACCGCTCCGTCAGCACGGCCGTCTACAAGAGGTTTCCCACCATGGAGCACGTGGTGCAGGCAG GTTTGATGACGTCAGAGGAGCTGAGGCACCTGGAAGACTTGCGCTCTCCTCACAACAAGTTCTGGGTTCCCTGCATGTGGTTCGTCAGCCTGGCTCTGAGGGCTCGGACTGAGGGTCGCATCAACAACGATGTGGCACTCACAGCCATTCTCACT gAACTGAATAGTTTACGGGCAAAGTGCATGAAGCTGTACGGTTATGACTGGATCAGCCTGCCTCTTGTCTATACTCAG GTGGCGACAGTGGCGGTCTACAGCTTCTTCCTGGCTTGTCTGATTGGTCGTCAGTTCTTGGATCCAACTCAGGGTTACCCTGGTCATGACCTGGACTTCTATCTGCCTGTTTTCACCCTGCTGCAGTTTTTCTTCTACGTTGGTTGGCTGAAG GTGGCTGAGCAGCTCATAAATCCTTTTGGTGAAGATGATGACGACTTTGAAACCAACTGGCTCGTTGATCGCAATTTACAG GTGTCCTTGCTGTCTGTGGATGAGATGTACGACAGCCTGCCGCTGGTTGAGAGGGATATGTACTGGAATGAGTCTGAACCTCAGCCTCCCTACACTGCTGCCAGTGCTGAACACCGCAAACCCTCCTTCATGGGCTCAGCCTTGGACATCAG TGTTCCTAAGGAGGAGATGGAGTTTCAGTCCAATCTGGAGCAAATCAAAGAACATGAGGAGGCAAACTACTCCACCCCGCTGCTCGGAGGGCTAGGTCGTCTCCTCGGTGTCCAGTCACCTAACTTTCCTCGTGCCTCCCGGGTCCCTCTGCTGCGCCGCCGCCCTGGAGCTCCATTAAGTCGCTTCCCACTTTACCTGCACCCAGAGGCACCATCAACTCCAAGTCAAGGCCGCCAGCATTTGAACCCCGAGCGAGATGCAGACTACGCCTTCTCCAACATGCCCTTGTACGAGAGACCTGGTTTCTACAGCTGCCCACAAACACCCATCCACTGTGTGCCCCCTGCGGTGCCCCGCCCTCGACCCACCCGGCGAACTCAGAACGAGTGGGACCGCAGCTGCAGCTCACTCGCTCCGCCAATGGTGGGCTCACAGCTGCTGCCTCCAGACACCCCCAACCACGTCCCCCCACCGCCGTGCTCTGCTTTTCCCTGGCTCAGTGAGGGTAGTGAGGTGCCCAGTGCCCCTACCTTCTCCTTCCCCGACCCTCCACCTGAACTCTGCCCAATATCTAAACTCAGACCTGGACAAGGCCTGCTGTCCCGCCGACCTCTACCTCCCCGCCTCACCCTAGACACCCTCCCCTCAGCTGACAGTCAGCCGGGACCCCCAAGTGCTCGGGCAGCAGGAAGTGGAGGAGAAAGGGTGTTCTCGTTCACTTCTCCCTCTCGCTCAGCGGCAGCAAATCCCAGTAATCCCAACAGCAGCTCTAGCAGCATTAATGCAACAAGCACCAACAGCGCTGGCACAACAGGAAGTCTCTGCAATGGTACAAGTCATGCTAATTTTAGTAACCATGGGAACTTCAGCACCAACATTAGGGCGAGCAACGGGGGCAACAACGGCGGGCTAAGCAATAACATGAATACAGTCTCCACTCCAGCATCATCGCAGCAAGAAACCAATCAGCAAAACTCACCCAATGATTCAGGAATCTCATTGGCCGAAGGAGACCTGCTGGGTGTTCTGGTGGACGGTGGGGTGAACAAGGCgacaggagggagggagcaggACTGA
- the fth1b gene encoding ferritin, heavy polypeptide 1b: MNSQIRQNFHLDCEAAINRQINLELYASYVYLSMAYYFDRDDKSLPNFVKFFHAQSKEEREHAEKLMSLQNMRGGRIFLHDIRKPDRDEWGSGLEALECSLQLEKSVNQSLLDLQKMATEHNDPHLCDFIETHYLDEQVKSIKQLADWISNLRSMGAPQSSMAEYLFDKHTMAEEGS; the protein is encoded by the exons ATGAATTCACAAATCCGACaaaacttccacttggactgTGAGGCTGCCATTAACAGACAGATAAACCTGGAGCTCTATGCTTCCTATGTTTATCTCTCAATG gcaTACTATTTTGATAGGGATGATAAATCCCTTCCAAATTTTGTGAAGTTCTTCCATGCACAGTCCAAGGAGGAGCGTGAGCATGCAGAGAAACTGATGAGTCTGCAAAACATGCGGGGAGGCCGGATTTTTCTGCATGATATCAGG AAACCTGATAGAGATGAGTGGGGGAGCGGCCTGGAGGCTTTGGAGTGTTCTTTGCAGCTGGAGAAAAGTGTAAACCAATCCCTGCTGGACCTGCAGAAAATGGCGACTGAACACAATGATCCTCAT CTGTGTGACTTCATTGAGACACATTACCTGGATGAGCAGGTCAAATCTATCAAACAGCTTGCTGACTGGATATCCAACCTACGCAGCATGGGAGCCCCTCAGAGCAGCATGGCTGAGTACCTCTTTGACAAACACACCATGGCTGAGGAGGGCAGTTAA